A genomic segment from Candidatus Hydrogenedentota bacterium encodes:
- a CDS encoding SDR family oxidoreductase — MLLEGKSALITGAGRGIGRGIALALAQQGCDIAAAARTADDVNGTVDAVKRTGRRALALIADVSKESDVRSMADETLTAFGHVDILVNNAGYACFKPFTELSVDEWRRTIDVNLTGAFLCTKAVLPSMIARGGGRIINISSVAGLKPLVDQSAYCASKHGLNGLSKVLAMELRQYNIGVHTICPGGVDTRLAQEAMPDRDKSDWMTPEDIAHACLYLATLSPRATTDEIVVRRFNSVPIGG, encoded by the coding sequence ATGCTATTGGAAGGTAAGTCGGCGCTGATTACCGGCGCTGGTCGCGGCATCGGCCGCGGGATCGCGCTGGCGTTGGCACAACAGGGCTGTGACATCGCCGCGGCGGCCCGCACGGCCGACGACGTAAACGGGACGGTCGATGCAGTCAAGCGCACCGGCCGCCGTGCGCTGGCGCTCATCGCGGATGTATCCAAAGAAAGCGACGTAAGGTCGATGGCCGATGAGACGCTGACGGCCTTCGGCCACGTCGATATCCTCGTGAACAATGCCGGGTACGCCTGTTTCAAGCCGTTTACCGAACTGTCGGTCGACGAATGGCGCCGCACCATCGACGTGAACCTGACCGGCGCATTCTTATGTACAAAGGCGGTGCTGCCGTCGATGATCGCTCGCGGGGGTGGCCGCATCATCAACATCTCCAGCGTCGCCGGCCTGAAACCGCTCGTGGACCAAAGCGCCTATTGTGCCTCCAAACACGGCCTGAACGGTCTCAGCAAGGTCCTTGCTATGGAGCTACGGCAATACAACATCGGCGTTCACACCATCTGCCCTGGCGGCGTCGACACCCGCCTCGCCCAAGAGGCCATGCCCGATCGCGACAAGTCCGACTGGATGACCCCTGAGGACATCGCCCACGCCTGCCTCTACCTCGCCACCCTCAGCCCCCGCGCGACAACGGATGAAATCGTCGTGCGCCGTTTCAACAGTGTGCCCATCGGTGGCTAA
- the ruvA gene encoding Holliday junction branch migration protein RuvA, with product MFAFLRGVIARKPSGAIELDVNGVGYLVHVPDGVHRRLVAGSEATLLTYCHIREDAFQIFGFLREEEKALFTTLLSVSGVGPKVALTVLSGMTVQAFGRAVLDNDVNAFTRISGIGKKGAQRIILEMKTKLGQDAELGAILGEKEEASADSDDVIAALCALGCTLGEAKKAAAAARKKVGDDASVEDLVKAALRSMAKV from the coding sequence ATGTTTGCCTTTCTCAGGGGAGTAATCGCGCGCAAGCCGTCCGGCGCCATCGAATTGGACGTAAACGGCGTGGGGTACTTGGTCCACGTGCCGGACGGAGTACACCGCCGCCTTGTCGCCGGTTCGGAAGCCACGTTGCTGACCTACTGTCATATTCGCGAGGACGCGTTTCAGATTTTTGGTTTTCTCCGCGAAGAGGAGAAAGCCCTGTTCACGACCCTGCTGTCCGTGAGCGGCGTGGGGCCGAAGGTGGCCCTCACCGTGCTCTCGGGCATGACCGTGCAGGCGTTTGGACGCGCAGTGCTCGACAACGACGTAAACGCGTTCACGCGTATCAGCGGCATCGGCAAGAAAGGCGCGCAACGGATCATCCTCGAGATGAAGACCAAGCTGGGACAAGACGCCGAGCTCGGCGCGATCCTTGGCGAAAAGGAGGAAGCGTCGGCGGATTCCGATGACGTGATCGCCGCGTTGTGTGCGCTGGGCTGTACGCTTGGCGAGGCGAAGAAGGCGGCTGCGGCCGCCCGAAAGAAAGTGGGGGACGACGCGTCCGTGGAAGACCTGGTGAAGGCCGCCCTGCGGTCAATGGCGAAGGTGTAA
- the ruvB gene encoding Holliday junction branch migration DNA helicase RuvB: protein MANDEVLSGQPTADDREFDDKIRPQRLDDFPGQEPIKEKLRIAIQAAKNRREPLDHLLLSGPPGLGKTTLARIIANEMGVEFKATSGPVVERQADLSAILTSLEEFDVLFIDECHRLNHAVEETLYSAMEDFEVDIMLGKGPTARSLKIGLKPFTLIGATTRSGLLTPPLRARFGDTCRFDFYHPEELEAIVQRSARILNVAIDFDGALEIASRSRGTARIANRLLRRVRDYAQVKGDGTITKPIADAALRLLRIDGLGLDDMDKQIVHTVIEKFGGGPVGLSSLAVAVGEESQTLEEVHEPYLIQIGFMKRTPQGRVATPLAYRHFGLAAPQEPQGRLFE from the coding sequence ATGGCGAACGACGAAGTTCTCAGCGGGCAGCCGACTGCGGACGACCGCGAGTTTGACGACAAGATACGCCCCCAGCGGCTCGACGATTTTCCCGGGCAGGAACCCATCAAGGAAAAGTTGCGGATCGCGATTCAGGCGGCGAAGAACCGTCGTGAACCGCTCGACCATCTGTTGTTGTCCGGCCCGCCGGGGCTGGGCAAGACGACGCTCGCGCGGATTATCGCGAACGAGATGGGCGTCGAGTTCAAGGCGACATCCGGGCCGGTGGTGGAACGTCAGGCCGACTTGAGCGCGATCCTCACCAGCCTCGAAGAGTTCGATGTGCTGTTCATCGACGAATGCCACCGGCTCAATCACGCCGTCGAAGAAACACTCTATTCCGCGATGGAGGATTTTGAAGTCGACATCATGCTCGGCAAGGGGCCGACGGCGCGTTCGCTGAAGATTGGATTGAAGCCCTTCACGCTGATCGGCGCGACAACGCGGTCGGGCCTGCTCACGCCGCCGTTGCGCGCGCGGTTCGGCGACACGTGCCGGTTCGACTTTTACCATCCCGAGGAGTTGGAAGCGATCGTGCAGCGCTCGGCGCGCATCCTGAACGTCGCGATCGATTTTGACGGCGCGCTCGAGATCGCGTCGCGTTCGCGCGGCACCGCGCGCATCGCGAACCGTCTGCTGCGCCGTGTGCGCGATTATGCGCAGGTGAAAGGCGACGGCACGATCACGAAGCCAATCGCCGACGCAGCGTTGAGACTTTTGCGCATCGACGGACTTGGCTTGGACGACATGGACAAGCAGATTGTGCACACCGTTATCGAAAAATTCGGTGGCGGGCCGGTCGGGTTGTCATCGCTCGCGGTCGCTGTAGGCGAAGAATCGCAGACACTCGAGGAAGTTCACGAACCGTATCTCATCCAAATTGGCTTTATGAAGCGCACGCCCCAGGGCCGCGTCGCCACTCCGCTGGCGTACAGACACTTCGGACTTGCCGCCCCGCAGGAACCGCAAGGGCGGCTATTCGAGTAA
- a CDS encoding PilZ domain-containing protein, with protein sequence MLGTSEMKLSAKTQDQLKKFDGRIVDLFGDSDGNGRVGTMNTKQCNRRHERYAVPVAAWIEFYGDTNTRGTISRDVSAEGARFSSIRPTLVGEPVIVRMQLGRAQTPMECKGRVVWSKYMPNRLHEYGVRFVDLSEEEQSGLLGFLTGHVRSAAYEAV encoded by the coding sequence ATGCTCGGTACCAGCGAAATGAAACTCTCGGCGAAGACACAGGATCAACTCAAGAAATTCGACGGACGGATCGTCGATCTATTCGGGGACTCTGACGGCAACGGAAGAGTTGGAACGATGAACACCAAGCAGTGTAACAGACGGCATGAACGGTACGCGGTGCCGGTGGCGGCGTGGATTGAATTCTACGGCGACACCAACACGCGCGGCACCATCTCGCGCGACGTGAGCGCGGAGGGCGCTCGGTTCTCGAGCATCCGCCCGACGCTCGTGGGCGAGCCGGTGATTGTGCGCATGCAACTCGGGCGCGCGCAAACGCCGATGGAGTGCAAGGGCCGCGTTGTGTGGTCGAAGTACATGCCGAACCGTTTGCACGAGTATGGCGTGCGGTTTGTGGACTTGTCCGAGGAGGAACAGAGCGGATTGCTCGGGTTTCTTACGGGACACGTCCGGTCCGCCGCGTACGAGGCCGTATAG
- a CDS encoding SUMF1/EgtB/PvdO family nonheme iron enzyme translates to MRWNLIVLISAALILGAAPNSPAPPEGMVYVPAGPFIMGSNVGDTDESPEHLATTKAFFIDRYEVSNSNFKKFDSSYTYKEGWDNHACIVTWEQAAAYAKWADKRLPTEVEWEKAARGTDARLYPWGNTWDTTFVAWDETIPRGGTIMNAASPYGCFDMAGGVREWTDSWYKPYSGNEVPCESYGEQFKVCRGGSHFCDPFSFRSSHRFYLPTNTTGNYYTGFRCVKDAE, encoded by the coding sequence ATGCGATGGAACCTAATCGTGCTCATTTCTGCCGCTTTAATCCTCGGCGCCGCGCCAAACTCGCCTGCGCCGCCGGAGGGAATGGTCTACGTTCCGGCGGGCCCATTCATCATGGGCAGCAACGTCGGCGACACCGACGAGTCGCCGGAGCACCTCGCGACGACGAAGGCGTTCTTCATCGACAGGTACGAAGTCAGCAACTCCAACTTCAAAAAGTTCGATTCCTCATACACGTATAAGGAAGGGTGGGACAACCACGCCTGCATCGTCACGTGGGAGCAGGCGGCCGCGTACGCCAAGTGGGCCGACAAGCGCTTGCCCACCGAAGTGGAATGGGAAAAGGCCGCCCGTGGCACGGACGCGCGCCTGTATCCCTGGGGCAACACCTGGGATACGACATTTGTGGCGTGGGACGAAACCATTCCGCGCGGCGGGACCATCATGAACGCGGCGAGTCCGTACGGCTGCTTCGACATGGCCGGAGGTGTACGCGAGTGGACCGACAGTTGGTACAAACCCTACTCGGGCAACGAAGTCCCCTGCGAATCCTACGGCGAACAGTTCAAGGTCTGCCGTGGCGGCTCGCATTTCTGCGATCCCTTCTCGTTCCGCAGTTCGCACCGGTTCTACCTGCCAACCAACACCACCGGCAACTACTACACGGGCTTCCGTTGCGTAAAGGACGCCGAATAA
- a CDS encoding DUF4139 domain-containing protein has translation MKDWITRCGWSAIIAAFVASAELQNVQAGSVMVLPPNVAVTVYNNGLALVRDERHFPTIETGELSFRFDGVAAQIRPQTVSIRSTSAPGSVHILEQNYEYDLISPDKLMEKYVGKPVTLQNFDSTVTSDTVEAELLSTNEGPIYRVNNKIHIGYPGNVVLPEIPANLTARPTLIWQLENDAPNQRIEVSYLTGGISWSADYVLTLVKGEKSLGIEGWVTLSNQSGAAYENAKLKLVAGEVNIITDQPRRRAVDTNEAGIVMDFFDDRTAREEAFGEYHLYALPRRTTIKENQTKQVSLLSAEGVTVAKKYEYRGNASYYSQRIAPVTGEKVGVFLVFQNEEANKLGIPLPAGVMRVYQEDESGALQFAGEDRIKHTPKDEEVKLRLGNAFDIVGERVQTDFRIIADQVFESSYEIKVRNHKDEEIVVDVVEPMDGDWAILNKSHEFDKKDARTAVFTLAVPASGETVLTYSVRMSHGARIGIPLPISRPRAVTVR, from the coding sequence GTGAAAGACTGGATTACACGGTGTGGATGGAGCGCCATAATTGCGGCTTTCGTCGCGTCAGCAGAACTGCAAAACGTTCAGGCGGGCTCCGTGATGGTCCTCCCGCCGAACGTGGCCGTAACGGTTTACAACAATGGTCTTGCACTTGTGCGTGACGAGCGTCATTTTCCAACAATCGAGACGGGCGAGTTGTCGTTTCGCTTCGACGGCGTGGCGGCGCAAATCCGGCCACAGACCGTAAGCATTCGATCGACGTCGGCGCCCGGCTCGGTCCATATCCTCGAACAGAATTACGAATACGATCTCATTAGCCCAGACAAGCTGATGGAAAAATACGTCGGAAAACCGGTCACGCTGCAAAACTTCGACAGCACCGTTACCTCGGACACGGTCGAGGCCGAATTGCTCAGCACCAACGAAGGCCCGATCTATCGCGTCAACAACAAAATCCACATCGGGTATCCCGGAAACGTCGTCCTGCCGGAAATTCCAGCCAACCTCACCGCGCGCCCCACGCTGATTTGGCAATTGGAAAATGACGCGCCCAATCAGCGAATCGAAGTCAGCTACCTCACCGGCGGCATCTCGTGGAGCGCGGACTACGTGCTGACGTTGGTGAAGGGCGAGAAGTCATTGGGAATCGAAGGATGGGTGACGCTGAGCAATCAGTCCGGCGCCGCGTACGAAAATGCCAAACTAAAACTCGTCGCGGGAGAAGTGAACATTATTACAGACCAACCCAGGAGAAGAGCGGTCGATACCAATGAAGCTGGAATTGTTATGGACTTCTTTGACGATCGGACCGCCCGCGAGGAAGCGTTTGGCGAATACCATCTCTATGCGTTGCCCCGTCGCACGACCATCAAAGAGAACCAGACCAAACAGGTGAGCCTGCTCTCCGCCGAAGGCGTGACCGTCGCCAAAAAGTACGAGTACCGCGGCAATGCGTCGTACTATAGCCAACGGATCGCACCGGTAACCGGCGAGAAGGTGGGCGTATTTCTCGTCTTCCAAAATGAAGAGGCGAACAAGCTCGGAATTCCACTGCCCGCGGGCGTAATGCGCGTCTACCAGGAAGACGAGAGCGGCGCGCTGCAATTCGCAGGCGAGGATCGGATCAAGCATACGCCCAAAGACGAGGAAGTAAAGCTCCGGCTCGGCAACGCGTTCGACATCGTCGGCGAGCGCGTCCAAACCGATTTCCGCATCATCGCCGACCAGGTCTTCGAGTCGTCCTACGAAATCAAGGTTCGCAACCACAAGGACGAAGAAATCGTCGTGGATGTGGTCGAACCCATGGACGGCGACTGGGCAATCCTGAACAAATCGCATGAGTTCGACAAAAAAGACGCGCGCACCGCAGTCTTTACGCTCGCCGTGCCCGCCAGTGGCGAAACAGTCTTGACCTACTCCGTCCGTATGTCGCACGGCGCGCGCATCGGTATACCACTTCCGATTTCAAGGCCGCGCGCAGTTACCGTGCGATAA
- a CDS encoding DUF4139 domain-containing protein, which translates to MICRGMALALAAASAVWAQAPTSSTTLADQKDVAVTAYNNGLALVRDTRAVKLPTGESQLQFEDVAQQIRPETVGLKSTSDPGSVAILEQNYEYDLISPNKLMEKYVGKKVKLQNFNSEITSGTVEAELLSMNEGPVYKVGNEIFLGHPGNVVLPEIPENLIAKPSLIWTLNNTAGDQTLEVTYLTNGVSWSADYVITLAKEETSLGVAGWVTMNNQSGATFTNAQLKLVAGEVNIAPPDMPRLEMMYAAKAMPAAAPPMPQEEAFAEYHLYTMPRRTTIKQNQSKQLALLNGENVKCGKKYEYRGQEYFYSQQVPPTGEEHVGVFLEFRNEEKNGLGIPLPAGVMRVYQEDSEGMLQFAGEDRIKHTPKDENVKLRLGEAFDVIGERVQKDYQVIGSNVHESAYEIALRNHKETDISIDVVEPMPGDWRILEKSHEFVKKDARTAVFSVPVPKDGEVKLTYRVQVRF; encoded by the coding sequence ATGATTTGTCGTGGCATGGCTTTGGCATTGGCGGCGGCGTCCGCGGTTTGGGCGCAGGCCCCCACTTCTTCAACCACACTCGCCGACCAGAAAGACGTCGCGGTGACCGCCTACAACAACGGTCTGGCCCTGGTGCGCGACACGCGCGCGGTGAAACTGCCGACCGGCGAGTCGCAATTGCAGTTCGAAGACGTGGCGCAACAAATCCGCCCGGAAACGGTCGGACTAAAGTCCACGTCCGATCCGGGTAGCGTGGCGATTCTCGAACAAAACTACGAATACGACCTCATCAGCCCGAACAAGCTGATGGAGAAGTACGTCGGCAAGAAGGTGAAACTGCAAAACTTCAATAGCGAGATTACGAGTGGCACGGTCGAGGCAGAACTGCTCAGCATGAACGAAGGTCCTGTCTACAAGGTCGGCAACGAAATCTTCCTCGGACATCCCGGGAACGTCGTGCTGCCTGAGATTCCGGAAAACCTCATCGCAAAGCCGTCGCTCATCTGGACGTTGAACAACACCGCGGGCGACCAGACGCTCGAAGTCACGTATCTCACCAACGGCGTGTCGTGGTCAGCGGATTACGTGATCACGCTCGCGAAGGAGGAAACGTCGCTGGGCGTCGCGGGCTGGGTAACGATGAACAATCAGTCTGGAGCGACCTTTACCAATGCGCAGCTCAAGCTCGTCGCGGGGGAAGTGAACATAGCGCCACCGGACATGCCTCGGTTGGAAATGATGTACGCGGCCAAGGCGATGCCAGCCGCCGCGCCGCCGATGCCGCAGGAAGAGGCGTTCGCCGAGTACCACCTGTACACGATGCCGCGCCGCACTACCATCAAGCAGAACCAGTCGAAACAACTTGCACTTCTTAACGGCGAAAACGTGAAGTGCGGCAAGAAATACGAGTATCGGGGCCAGGAGTATTTCTACAGCCAGCAGGTACCGCCCACCGGTGAAGAGCACGTCGGCGTGTTCCTCGAATTCCGCAACGAGGAGAAGAACGGCCTCGGCATACCCCTGCCCGCGGGCGTCATGCGCGTGTATCAGGAAGACTCCGAAGGCATGCTGCAGTTCGCCGGCGAAGACCGAATCAAACACACACCGAAGGATGAGAACGTAAAGTTGCGGCTTGGCGAAGCGTTCGACGTGATCGGCGAACGCGTGCAAAAGGACTATCAGGTCATCGGATCGAACGTCCACGAGTCGGCATACGAAATCGCCCTGCGTAATCACAAGGAAACGGACATTTCCATCGACGTCGTCGAGCCCATGCCCGGCGACTGGCGCATCCTCGAAAAGTCCCATGAGTTCGTCAAGAAAGATGCGCGCACGGCCGTGTTCAGCGTGCCCGTGCCGAAGGACGGCGAGGTGAAGTTGACGTACCGCGTGCAGGTCAGATTCTAG
- the fusA gene encoding elongation factor G yields the protein MALDGAKVRNVGILGHGGTGKTSLIEHVLHAAGKTNRLGRVQDGNTVCDYLEEEIQRKQTISMKLAHVDWEGIRIHMVDHPGYADFLGEVAASAPVLDNIIVMVDATTGVQVGTDNAMAFADKYETPRAIFVNKLDREHSDFDQIVEQLRKTYGNQCVPLVIPVGKAEQLKGAVNILTGDTSTVADEVAQLKSEMTDAVAESDDALLEKFLETGELSHDEFDEGLHNGIKSGKIVPIIAGSVDKDVGVRELLEVITHAFPTPFERSVVVSNGKADNIELKVSPDAPFVGQVFRSVVDPYVGQLTLFRVFTGTLRSDSEFYNCTTQSKERTGKLYLMNGKEQKQVDSVGPGDLAAMTKLKHTHFGDTIAAPGTDVRLPKIELPESMVKLAIMPKSRADEDKIGEALNRLAEEDPTFSHYRDPATHEHIVRGMGDLQLDILLDRMKRKFHIEAATKPPKVAFKETVKGKSEVQGKHKKQSGGHGQYGDVHLRISPNGRGEGYKFVDSIVGGVVPKNFIPAVDKGCIEALERGVIAGYPVVDIVVDLFYGSYHDVDSSEMAFKIAASMAIQKGVREARPCLLEPIMEIAITIPDDFMGDVNGDLNSRRGRILGMDGAGPGRQRIRAMVPEAEVLTYSTTLRSMTGGRGSYTLKFDHYDEVPEHIAQPLIAEYEKKRAAGEATH from the coding sequence CTGGGAAGGCATCCGCATCCACATGGTCGACCATCCCGGCTACGCCGACTTCCTCGGCGAGGTCGCCGCGTCCGCTCCTGTGCTCGACAACATTATCGTGATGGTCGATGCAACGACTGGCGTGCAAGTGGGCACGGACAACGCCATGGCGTTTGCGGACAAATACGAAACGCCGCGCGCGATTTTCGTCAACAAGCTCGATCGCGAACATTCCGATTTCGATCAGATCGTCGAGCAGCTCCGTAAGACCTATGGAAACCAGTGCGTTCCGCTCGTCATACCTGTCGGAAAGGCCGAACAACTCAAGGGCGCCGTGAATATTTTGACCGGCGACACAAGCACCGTCGCCGATGAAGTCGCCCAACTCAAATCCGAAATGACCGACGCCGTCGCGGAAAGCGACGATGCGTTGTTGGAAAAGTTTCTTGAAACCGGCGAACTTTCGCACGACGAGTTCGACGAGGGACTGCACAACGGGATTAAATCGGGTAAGATCGTGCCGATCATTGCCGGCAGCGTGGACAAAGACGTGGGCGTTCGTGAGTTGCTCGAGGTGATCACGCACGCGTTCCCGACGCCGTTCGAGCGGTCTGTCGTTGTATCCAACGGCAAAGCCGATAACATTGAATTGAAAGTCAGCCCGGACGCGCCGTTCGTCGGGCAGGTATTTCGGTCCGTGGTGGACCCGTACGTGGGCCAATTGACCCTGTTCCGCGTCTTCACCGGCACGCTGCGGTCGGACTCGGAGTTCTATAATTGCACCACGCAATCGAAGGAGCGCACGGGCAAGCTCTATTTGATGAACGGTAAAGAACAAAAGCAGGTAGATTCCGTCGGCCCGGGCGACCTCGCCGCGATGACCAAACTAAAGCATACGCACTTCGGCGACACCATCGCCGCGCCGGGCACGGACGTGCGCCTGCCGAAGATCGAATTGCCCGAATCCATGGTGAAACTGGCGATTATGCCGAAGTCCCGCGCGGACGAAGACAAAATCGGCGAGGCGTTGAACCGGCTGGCGGAGGAAGACCCCACATTCAGCCATTACCGCGATCCCGCCACGCACGAACACATCGTGCGCGGCATGGGTGACCTGCAGCTCGATATCCTACTCGATCGCATGAAGCGGAAATTCCACATTGAAGCGGCCACCAAACCGCCAAAGGTGGCGTTCAAGGAAACGGTCAAAGGCAAGTCGGAAGTCCAGGGCAAGCACAAGAAACAGTCTGGGGGCCACGGGCAGTACGGTGACGTGCACCTGCGCATTTCGCCGAACGGCCGTGGGGAAGGCTACAAGTTTGTCGATAGCATCGTCGGTGGTGTGGTCCCGAAGAATTTCATTCCAGCGGTGGACAAAGGGTGCATCGAAGCGCTCGAACGCGGCGTCATCGCCGGGTATCCGGTGGTCGATATCGTCGTCGATTTGTTCTACGGGTCATATCACGACGTGGATTCGTCGGAAATGGCATTCAAGATCGCCGCCTCGATGGCGATCCAAAAAGGCGTGCGCGAGGCGCGGCCTTGCTTGCTCGAACCAATCATGGAGATCGCCATCACCATCCCCGACGACTTCATGGGCGACGTCAACGGCGATCTCAACAGCCGGCGCGGCCGCATTCTCGGCATGGACGGCGCCGGGCCGGGACGCCAGCGCATCCGCGCGATGGTGCCCGAAGCCGAGGTGCTCACGTATTCGACCACCCTGCGCAGCATGACCGGCGGCCGCGGCAGCTACACGCTCAAGTTCGATCACTACGACGAAGTGCCCGAGCATATCGCCCAGCCCCTCATCGCGGAATACGAAAAGAAACGCGCGGCCGGCGAAGCGACGCATTAG